One Clostridium estertheticum DNA segment encodes these proteins:
- a CDS encoding winged helix-turn-helix transcriptional regulator — MIIHNGKKYVCNIDLGMELIRGKWKAVILCHLSDGPKRFLELQRITCGVSQKVLNEKLQELQRDGLILKIVYPEVPPKVEFLLTEIGKDLFPALEMIQNWSIKHFPNNLTSSQN; from the coding sequence ATGATCATACATAATGGTAAAAAATACGTTTGTAATATAGATCTTGGAATGGAATTAATTCGTGGCAAATGGAAAGCAGTTATCTTATGCCACCTAAGTGATGGTCCAAAGAGATTTTTAGAACTTCAAAGAATAACCTGTGGTGTTAGTCAGAAAGTTCTTAATGAGAAATTACAAGAACTTCAAAGAGATGGTTTAATTTTAAAAATAGTTTACCCAGAAGTTCCACCTAAAGTAGAGTTCCTACTAACAGAAATTGGCAAAGACCTTTTCCCAGCATTAGAAATGATACAAAATTGGTCAATTAAACATTTCCCTAATAATCTCACCTCATCCCAAAATTAA
- a CDS encoding putative quinol monooxygenase has protein sequence MITIVAKNLIKQGKAEEFKVLAERLINESRKESGCISYNLYEDSNNCNILTFIEEWENKEAINLHNNSEHFTSIVPKFGVFKESQSEVNLYKRV, from the coding sequence ATGATAACTATAGTTGCAAAAAATTTAATAAAACAAGGTAAAGCAGAGGAATTTAAAGTTTTAGCGGAAAGACTTATAAATGAAAGCAGAAAAGAAAGTGGATGTATATCTTACAACTTATATGAGGATTCTAATAATTGTAATATATTGACTTTTATAGAAGAATGGGAAAATAAAGAAGCAATTAATCTTCATAATAACTCAGAACATTTTACTAGTATTGTTCCGAAATTTGGAGTGTTCAAGGAAAGCCAGTCAGAGGTTAACTTATATAAAAGGGTATAA
- a CDS encoding flavodoxin family protein: MKVVAFNGSPNKEGNTYHAIKMVLSELEKEGIETEIIHVGNKSIRGCIACNQCAKNKNEKCVLPGDEVNEWIQKLKSADGIILGSPVHYSSMGGTMKSFLDRAFYVAGNNNGMLRHKVGASVVAVRRAGGIPTFNQLNNFINYSEMLMPTSNYWNVVNGTSPGEVLQDEEGVQIMRVLGKNMAWLMKLVENGKENVKAPEREDKIFMNFIR; encoded by the coding sequence ATGAAAGTTGTAGCATTTAACGGAAGTCCAAATAAAGAAGGAAACACTTATCATGCAATAAAAATGGTTTTAAGTGAACTTGAAAAAGAAGGAATAGAAACGGAAATCATTCATGTAGGTAATAAGTCAATTAGAGGATGTATTGCTTGTAATCAATGTGCAAAAAATAAAAATGAGAAATGTGTGCTTCCTGGTGATGAGGTTAATGAGTGGATTCAAAAGTTGAAGAGCGCAGATGGGATAATTTTAGGCTCTCCTGTTCATTATTCATCCATGGGAGGAACAATGAAATCATTTTTAGATAGAGCTTTTTATGTGGCAGGTAATAATAATGGAATGTTAAGACATAAGGTTGGTGCATCCGTTGTTGCTGTAAGGCGAGCAGGTGGGATTCCAACTTTTAATCAGCTGAATAATTTTATTAATTATTCGGAAATGCTAATGCCAACTTCAAATTATTGGAATGTCGTTAATGGCACAAGCCCAGGAGAGGTATTGCAAGATGAAGAGGGTGTACAAATCATGAGAGTGCTCGGGAAGAATATGGCATGGCTTATGAAATTAGTTGAAAATGGAAAAGAAAATGTTAAAGCACCAGAAAGAGAAGATAAAATATTCATGAACTTTATTCGTTAA
- a CDS encoding double-cubane-cluster-containing anaerobic reductase yields MNDLPKIFNEFNEARQKGFVDVKNLKDDGKKIVGTYCTYSPWELIMAAGAIPISLCSMSDEPISEAEKHLPKNLCPLIKSSYGFGLTDKCPYFYFSDMIVGETTCDGKKKMYEYLGQIKPMHVMQLPQTNKGEAAFNAWKNEMILFKERLESEFDVEITQEKLKEAINLRNRERKALIDFYELGKMCPPPITGTEMLQVLYGATFKTDKEAHIKTLTKFTQDIKEDYEKGNKKVSESRKRILITGCPLGGATDKIIKIIEENEGVVVCYENCTGIKATQELVDENIDPIDALTKKYLNIPCSCMSPNDGRITSLSTLVDEYKVDGVIDVILQACHTYSVESYSINKFMKEEKHTPYMSLETDYSQNDVGQLKTRIAAFIEML; encoded by the coding sequence ATGAATGATTTACCTAAAATATTTAATGAATTCAATGAAGCAAGACAAAAGGGGTTTGTTGATGTAAAAAATTTAAAAGATGACGGAAAAAAAATAGTAGGAACTTATTGTACATACAGTCCCTGGGAGCTTATTATGGCTGCAGGTGCTATTCCTATTTCACTTTGTAGTATGAGTGATGAACCTATTTCTGAAGCTGAAAAACATCTTCCCAAAAATTTATGTCCACTTATTAAATCAAGCTACGGTTTTGGTTTAACAGATAAATGTCCATATTTTTATTTCTCAGATATGATAGTTGGAGAAACTACTTGTGATGGAAAGAAAAAAATGTATGAATATCTTGGACAAATTAAACCAATGCACGTAATGCAATTGCCCCAAACTAACAAGGGTGAGGCTGCCTTTAATGCTTGGAAAAATGAAATGATTTTATTTAAAGAGAGATTAGAAAGTGAATTTGACGTAGAAATCACACAGGAAAAACTTAAGGAAGCCATTAATCTTAGAAACAGAGAAAGAAAAGCACTAATAGATTTTTATGAACTAGGGAAAATGTGCCCTCCCCCTATTACTGGAACTGAAATGCTTCAAGTATTATATGGTGCTACCTTTAAAACAGATAAAGAAGCCCACATAAAAACCCTTACAAAGTTTACTCAAGATATAAAAGAAGACTATGAAAAAGGCAATAAAAAAGTAAGTGAAAGTAGAAAAAGGATATTAATTACTGGGTGTCCTTTAGGTGGAGCTACAGATAAAATCATTAAAATCATAGAAGAAAATGAGGGTGTAGTTGTTTGTTATGAAAACTGCACAGGAATAAAAGCAACTCAAGAATTAGTAGATGAAAATATAGATCCAATAGACGCTCTTACTAAAAAGTATTTAAATATACCTTGTTCATGTATGAGCCCTAATGATGGAAGAATAACTTCTCTTTCGACTTTAGTAGATGAGTACAAAGTAGATGGTGTAATAGATGTAATTTTACAGGCCTGTCATACTTATAGTGTGGAAAGTTACTCAATCAATAAATTTATGAAAGAAGAAAAGCATACTCCATATATGAGTTTAGAGACAGATTATTCTCAAAATGATGTAGGTCAACTTAAAACAAGAATTGCTGCCTTTATCGAGATGCTATAA
- a CDS encoding chemotaxis protein CheX — protein MMILGIVGDIKGNIIYSLKVESAKQIASVMMMGDPVTELDDMAQSALSELSNMLTANASTNFAENGTNINISTPTLMHGNDFEAKMNTDQVLCISIVVDNIPIEINIAFNKF, from the coding sequence ATGATGATTTTAGGAATAGTAGGTGATATTAAAGGAAATATTATATATTCACTTAAGGTTGAAAGTGCAAAACAAATTGCCTCAGTGATGATGATGGGAGATCCTGTTACGGAACTAGATGATATGGCACAAAGCGCTTTATCGGAGCTTTCAAATATGCTCACTGCAAATGCAAGCACTAATTTTGCGGAAAATGGAACAAATATCAATATTTCAACCCCAACATTAATGCATGGAAATGATTTTGAAGCAAAGATGAACACTGATCAAGTTTTATGTATTAGCATTGTTGTTGACAATATTCCAATTGAAATTAATATTGCATTTAATAAGTTTTAA
- a CDS encoding methyl-accepting chemotaxis protein: MKKISTKIIALNILVVLLTAILIGGVAAYRMSVLSNNTITTIDTTVRNDYDEKIKSGVENVITMLEGINKKYKAGEMTLEQAKKLGADLTREMKYGEGGYFWIDTVEGVNVVLLGGVSEGTNRLELKDVKGKYLVKEIIENGLKEKGGYTDYWFPKKGEQTPLPKRGYSKAFKDFNWVIGTGNYVDDIDKFILSEKTVLSKSFVESVIYFSILVILVIGLSVIIAFYFSKKISNPILIISKLVDKTAKLDLVYDKSYEKVLDYKDETGIIGKAVVNLRSALRDITINLQNNSQEVLQYSKDMTIATDETVQSIEAVSVAIEELAKGATNQVQDAQSGARELADLAEEINTAVNSSELLKDYSNETKLVNAEGLQSMKLLTERFKESNKYNEEVVENISMLANKSNSIGEVISTIQAVAEQTNLLALNAAIEAARAGEAGRGFAVVAEEVRKLAEKTAEATNEITDMIVEIQGEISKVTLNINKGATINKEANLSMELSQKSFNVIEKAIANMISQIDTLGSNINNVDKNKERVLQAIEGMSAISEQSAASTQEISASMEEQTSTMEEISNTSENLEKIVAKLDEIVQKFKL; this comes from the coding sequence GTGAAAAAAATAAGCACTAAAATAATAGCTTTAAATATTTTAGTTGTACTCCTAACCGCAATATTAATTGGGGGAGTGGCAGCCTATAGAATGTCAGTTCTAAGTAATAATACTATTACAACAATTGATACTACTGTTAGAAATGATTATGATGAAAAAATCAAAAGTGGAGTAGAAAATGTTATAACCATGCTAGAGGGTATTAATAAAAAATATAAAGCTGGAGAAATGACTTTAGAACAGGCTAAGAAACTTGGAGCAGATTTAACACGTGAAATGAAATATGGTGAAGGTGGGTATTTTTGGATAGATACCGTTGAAGGAGTAAATGTAGTTCTTCTTGGGGGTGTGTCCGAAGGAACAAACAGACTTGAGTTAAAGGATGTAAAAGGGAAATATCTAGTCAAAGAAATTATAGAAAATGGTTTAAAAGAAAAAGGCGGATATACAGATTATTGGTTTCCTAAAAAAGGGGAACAAACACCATTACCCAAAAGAGGATACAGTAAAGCCTTTAAAGACTTTAATTGGGTTATTGGTACAGGTAATTATGTGGACGATATAGATAAATTTATTTTAAGTGAAAAGACTGTTTTGAGCAAATCATTTGTTGAAAGTGTAATTTATTTTTCCATTTTAGTAATATTAGTTATAGGATTATCCGTAATCATTGCATTTTATTTTAGTAAAAAAATATCTAATCCTATTTTAATTATAAGTAAGCTAGTGGATAAGACCGCAAAACTGGATTTAGTTTATGATAAAAGTTATGAAAAGGTTTTAGACTATAAAGATGAAACAGGCATAATTGGAAAAGCGGTTGTTAATTTAAGAAGTGCACTTAGAGACATCACCATTAATTTACAAAACAATTCTCAAGAGGTTCTTCAATATTCAAAAGATATGACAATTGCTACAGATGAAACAGTACAATCTATAGAGGCGGTATCTGTAGCAATCGAGGAGCTAGCCAAGGGGGCGACAAATCAAGTGCAAGATGCTCAAAGTGGTGCAAGGGAACTTGCAGATCTTGCGGAAGAAATTAATACTGCTGTAAATAGTTCAGAGCTATTAAAAGATTATTCTAATGAGACCAAATTAGTAAATGCAGAGGGACTACAATCTATGAAGCTTCTTACTGAAAGATTTAAGGAAAGTAACAAATATAATGAAGAAGTAGTAGAAAATATATCTATGCTTGCAAATAAATCAAATTCTATCGGAGAGGTTATAAGCACTATACAGGCTGTAGCAGAGCAAACCAATCTTTTAGCTTTAAATGCTGCTATAGAAGCCGCTAGAGCTGGAGAAGCTGGAAGGGGATTTGCAGTAGTAGCTGAAGAAGTAAGGAAGCTTGCTGAAAAAACTGCAGAAGCCACTAATGAAATTACAGATATGATTGTGGAAATTCAAGGAGAGATTAGCAAAGTTACATTGAATATAAATAAGGGAGCAACTATAAATAAAGAAGCAAACCTATCTATGGAGCTATCACAAAAATCTTTTAATGTTATAGAAAAAGCTATTGCTAACATGATTTCTCAAATAGATACCTTGGGTTCTAATATCAATAATGTAGATAAAAATAAAGAGAGGGTATTACAAGCTATAGAAGGAATGTCAGCAATATCAGAACAATCTGCGGCTTCAACCCAGGAAATATCTGCATCTATGGAAGAACAGACTAGTACTATGGAAGAAATATCAAATACTTCAGAAAATCTTGAGAAGATTGTAGCTAAATTGGATGAGATAGTACAGAAGTTCAAACTTTAA